In Plasmodium gaboni strain SY75 chromosome 11, whole genome shotgun sequence, the following proteins share a genomic window:
- a CDS encoding hypothetical protein (conserved Plasmodium protein, unknown function) — MSYNKTYGGQFMGIGAVAKKNNNTSMVAKREFNKVEKIAENKKADKVIISIVGIKGINIPEVTNGQIYFFCTAIFDNDDVKMSMEKSNHNTSLVLGEYIVSSYHVTFDEEIVLNIPEGNNFIRCYVSCIYVTESDGIRNMKLEGIGYTDAYAINYCKVYAYSSCKLIKAVGAPDTEGSLKMSVKCVDEKHPSVVREETPFNAIEELKNRIMI; from the exons atgtcatataataaaactTATGGAGGACAATTTATGGGAATTGGTGCTGTAGCAA aaaaaaataataacacATCAATGGTTGCAAAAAGGGAATTTAATAAAGTAGAAAAAATTGCTGAGAATAAAAAAGCAGACAAAGTAATTATATCGATAGTTGGGATCAA GGGAATAAATATACCAGAAGTAACCAATGGGCAAATTTACTTTTTTTGCACAGCAATATTTGATAACGATGATGTTAAGATg TCTATGGAAAAATCAAATCACAATACTTCTTTGGTTCTAGGAGAATATATCGTCTCATCTTATCACGTTACCTTTGATGAGgaa ATTGTATTGAACATTCCAGAAGgtaataattttataagGTGTTATGTTTCATGTATTTACGTAACAGAATCTGATGGTATTAGAAACATGAAACTTGAAGGAATAGGATATACTGATGCATATGCTATAAATTATTGCAAG gTATATGCATATTCCTCATGTAAACTAATTAAAGCAGTAGGAGCACCTGATACAGAAG GAAGTCTCAAAATGTCTGTAAAATGTGTCGATGAAAAACATCCATCAGTTGTTAGGGAAGAAACACCATTCAATGCCAtagaagaattaaaaaacaGAATTATGATTTGA
- a CDS encoding heat shock protein 101, which produces MTRRYLKYYIFVTLLFFVQIINNVLCAPDNKQEQGKYLNRTINILNAGKNIAKSYGHNKLKPIHILSALAKSDYGSTLFKENNVNAANLKEYIDIALEQTRAGAPLDNKSKIVNSAEAKETLALAEAAANKYKSPKVDVEHLLSGLSNDELVNEIFNEVYLTDEAIKAILKSKFEKTKKDKDGKTGTLYIEQFGSNMNEKVRNGKLQGIYGRDEEIRAIIESLLRYNKNSPVLVGNPGTGKTTIVEGLVYRIEKGDVPKELQGYTVISLNFRKFTSGTSYRGEFETRMKNIIKELKNKKNKIILFVDEIHLLLGAGKAEGGTDAANLLKPVLSKGEIKLIGATTIAEYRKFIESCSAFERRFEKILVEPPSVDMTVKILRSLKSKYENFYGINITDKALVAAAKISDRFIKDRFLPDKAIDLLNKACSFLQVQLSGKPRIIDVTERDIERLSYEISTLEMDVDKVSKKKYNKLIKEFEEKKEQLKKYYEEYVITGERLKRKKEIEKKLNDLKELTQNYVYSNKEPPIELQNSLKEAQQKYLELYKETVAYVEAKTHNAMNVDAVYQEHVSYIYLRDSGMPLGSLSFESSKGALRLYNSLSKSIIGNEDIIKSLSDAVVKAATGMKDPEKPIGTFLFLGPTGVGKTELAKTLAIELFNSKDNLIRVNMSEFTEAHSVSKITGSPPGYVGFSDSGQLTEAVREKPHSVVLFDELEKAHADVFKVLLQILGDGYINDNHRRNIDFSNTIIIMTSNLGAELFKKKLFFDADNSGTPEYKRVMEDVRLSLIKKCKKVFKPEFVNRIDKIGVFEPLNKKNLHKIVALRFKKLEKRLEEKNIQVSVSEKAIDYIIDQSYDPELGARPTLIFIESVIMTKFAIMYLKKELVDDMDVFVDYNTKAKNLVINLSKS; this is translated from the exons atgaCAAGAAGATATTTAaagtattatatttttgttactttattgttttttgttcaaattattaataatgtatTGTGCGCTCCCGATAATAAGCAAGAG caaggaaaatatttgaatagaacaataaacattttaaaTGCGGGAAAAAATATAGCCAAAAGTTATGGTCACAATAAATTAAAGCCTATACACATTTTAAGTGCCCTAGCCAAGAGTGATTATG GTTCAACTCTATTTAAGGAAAATAATGTTAATGCCGCTAACTTGAAGGAATATATAGATATCGCCTTAGAACAAACAAGAGCGGGAGCG CCATTGGATAATAAAAGCAAAATTGTAAACTCCGCAGAAGCTAAGGAAACATTAGCTTTAGCTGAAGCTGCTGCCAACAAATACAAAAGTCCCAAAGTGGATGTTGAACATTTGTTAAGTGGATTATCAAATGATGAATTAGTAAATGAAATTTTTAATGAAGTATATTTAACCGATGAAGCCATTAAAGCAATATTAAAAAGTAAATTTGAAAAAACGAAAAAGGATAAAGATGGGAAGACAGGAACTTTATACATTGAACAATTTGGTTCCAATATGAATGAAAAAGTAAGAAATGGAAAATTACAAGGTATTTATGGAAGAGATGAAGAAATTAGAGCTATTATTGAATCCTTGTtaagatataataaaaacagTCCAGTTTTAGTTGGTAATCCTGGTACTGGTAAAACAACAATTGTTGAAGGTTTAGTATACAGAATTGAAAAAGGAGATGTACCAAAAGAATTACAAGGATATACTGTTATTAGTTTAAATTTTAGAAAATTTACCTCAGGAACATCATATAGAGGAGAATTTGAAACAagaatgaaaaatataattaaagaattaaaaaataagaaaaataaaattattttatttgttgaCGAAATTCACTTATTATTAGGAGCTGGTAAAGCAGAAGGAGGTACAGATGCAGctaatttattaaaacCAGTTTTATCTAAAGGtgaaataaaattgatTGGTGCAACAACTATTGCTGAATATAGAAAATTCATAGAAAGTTGTTCAGCCTTCGAAAGAAGATTTGAAAAAATTCTTGTAGAACCTCCTTCAGTTGATATGACAGTAAAGATTTTAAGATCTTTAAAAAGTAAATACGAAAACTTTTATGGCATTAATATAACAGATAAAGCCTTAGTAGCAGCAGCAAAAATATCAGATAGATTTATAAAGGATAGATTTTTACCAGATAAAGCTAttgatttattaaataaagCTTGCTCCTTTTTACAAGTACAATTATCAGGAAAACCTAGAATTATTGATGTAACAGAAAGAGATATAGAAAGATTGTCATATGAAATAAGTACATTAGAAATGGACGTAGATAAAGTATCcaaaaagaaatataataaattgaTTAAAGAGTTTGAGGAGAAAAAAGAACaattaaagaaatattatgaaGAATATGTTATTACAGGAGAGAGATTAAAGAGAAAGAAAGAAATtgaaaagaaattaaatGATCTTAAAGAATTAACACAAAATTATGTGTATTCAAATAAAGAACCACCTATAGAATTACAAAATAGTTTAAAAGAAGCTcaacaaaaatatttagaattatataaagaaacAGTAGCTTATGTTGAAGCAAAAACACACAATGCAATGAATGTTGATGCAGTTTATCAAGAACATGTAtcctatatatatttaagaGATTCTGGTATGCCACTTGGTTCTTTATCATTTGAATCATCAAAAGGTGCATTAAGATTATATAATAGTTTATCTAAATCAATTATTGGAAATgaagatattataaaatcaTTAAGTGATGCTGTTGTGAAAGCAGCTACTGGTATGAAAGATCCAGAAAAACCTATAGGAacctttttatttttaggACCTACAGGTGTGGGTAAAACTGAGTTAGCAAAAACATTGGCTattgaattatttaattcaaAAGATAACTTGATTCGTGTTAACATGTCAGAATTTACAGAGGCTCACTCTGTTTCTAAAATTACTGGTAGTCCACCAGGTTATGTTGGTTTCAGTGACTCTGGTCAGTTAACTGAAGCAGTCCGAGAAAAACCTCACTCCGTTGTACTTTTTGATGAATTAGAAAAAGCACATGCCGATGTCTTTAAAGtattattacaaatattaGGAGATGGTTACATTAATGATAATCATAGAAGAAATATTGATTTTTCAAATaccattattattatgacATCCAACTTAGGAGCagaattatttaaaaagaaacTTTTCTTTGATGCCGACAATTCAGGTACTCCAGAATACAAAAGAGTTATGGAAGATGTCAGATTATctcttataaaaaaatgtaagAAAGTATTCAAACCAGAATTCGTTAACAGAATTGATAAAATTGGTGTATTTGAACCattgaataaaaaaaacttaCATAAAATAGTTGCATTaagatttaaaaaattagaaaagagattagaagaaaaaaatatacaagTATCTGTTTCTGAAAAGGCTATTGATTATATTATAGATCAATCATATGATCCAGAATTAGGAGCAAGACCTactttaatatttattgaAAGTGTTATTATGACCAAATTTGCTATTATGTATTTGAAGAAAGAATTAGTAGATGATATGGATGTATTTGTTGATTATAATACTAAAGCTAAAAACTTGGTTATAAACTTATCAAAATCGTAA
- a CDS encoding putative oligosaccharyl transferase STT3 subunit — VMIRSKLVRYKMEVFILVLIGVLSFITRLFSVIRNEAIIHEYDPYFNYKLTNILNEEDFYKFWNYFDDKSWYPLGRTTGQTLFPGLMITSFIFYKICHFFGILVSMRNICIYIGPIFSFFTCIISYFLTKEIYNFSGAALLSALFVSISPSHISRTVAGSYDNESISIFLLLLCIYNWIRCLKKGTLLSVLICSLSTYYMALSWGAYIFITNSISLFMLIIIILKKYTIKHCIIYNVYYILTTILCLNIPCIHRSVFISIEHLATHSIYILSTVMIVLHFIIKYFHLKEMYIKQKFIQLSFIFFLLIFKYLIFTDKLSWNHRSRTLLDPTYASKHNPIVASISEHQPTTWSSYFFDIHLVLLFLPLGLYECFKKNGSIESFFLGIFTVLCLYFSSLMVRLLLIFSPFACILSSIGLSSLISRFIPIIRIPPRTYLSSIILFDDVKQKEEKNNNNDGLNCNDIPSNGNVLDKNARMSSLNLMTRHENIWKELNRPKNDDKSDDKSDDKSDDKSDDKSDDKSDNKSDDKSDNKSDEEKEKESNCYNNTNIIYVKKLNFNKLERRNNISILTSICILVMLIYYVILIILHSTWCSSIAYSESNITFYSRNKDGDRYINDDIRQMYKWINENTDIDSKIVAWWDYGYQLSVMSNRITYVDNNTWNPEHIATIGLILSTNEKEAYEYLKMLDCDYILVSYGGYSKNSSDDLNKFLWILKITNKKYKFINPLLYYYHDKYHPLGKNATTFMTNSVLYKLSYYNLTNNNIKGYDYIRKIPVPEIKNLFYFEEVFTSDVWGFRLYKIKDIY; from the coding sequence GTAATGATAAGAAGCAAATTGGTGAGATACAAAATGGAAGTGTTTATTTTAGTTTTAATAGGTGTGTTAAGTTTTATTACTAGATTATTTTCAGTAATACGTAATGAGGCGATAATACATGAATATGATCcttattttaattataaattaacaaatattttaaatgaagaagatttttataaattttgGAATTACTTTGATGATAAGTCATGGTATCCATTAGGTAGAACAACTGGACAAACATTATTTCCAGGATTAATGATTACtagttttatattttataagaTATGTCATTTTTTTGGTATATTAGTAAGTATGagaaatatatgtatatatattggTCCTATATTTAGTTTTTTTACTTGTATAATATCTTATTTCTTAACAAAagaaatttataattttagTGGTGCAGCTTTATTATCAGCATTATTTGTATCTATTTCACCTTCTCATATTTCAAGAACAGTAGCTGGATCATATGACAATGAATctatatctatatttttattattattatgtatatataattggATAAgatgtttaaaaaaaggaaCCCTTTTATCTGTATTAATATGTTCTCTTTCAACATATTATATGGCATTATCTTGGGgtgcatatatatttataacaaATTCGATTAGTTTATTTATgttaattattataatattaaagaaatatacaattaaacattgtattatttataatgtatattatattttgacAACTATATTATGTCTTAATATTCCTTGTATTCATCGTTCAGTCTTTATTAGTATTGAACATTTAGCAACACATTcaatttatattctttcTACTGTTATGATTGTTCTTCattttatcataaaatattttcatcttAAAGAGatgtatataaaacaaaaatttatacaattatcatttattttttttcttcttatatttaaatatttaatatttacaGATAAATTGTCATGGAATCATAGATCTAGAACATTACTAGATCCAACATATGCATCTAAACATAATCCAATTGTCGCATCTATATCAGAACATCAACCAACCACCTGGTcttcttatttttttgatatacATCTGgtattgttatttttacCCCTTGGATTATATgaatgttttaaaaaaaacgGATCAATAgaatcattttttttaggCATCTTTACAgttttatgtttatatttttcatctttGATGGTAAGGCTTCTTTTGATTTTTTCTCCTTTTGCATGTATACTAAGTTCGATTGGTTTATCCTCATTAATAAGTCGTTTCATACCCATAATAAGAATTCCCCCTCGCACATACTTATCAtctattattttatttgatgATGTGAAACAAAAagaggaaaaaaataataacaacgATGGATTGAATTGCAATGATATACCATCTAATGGTAATGTATTAGATAAGAATGCACGTATGTCTTCTTTAAATTTGATGACAAGACATGAGAATATTTGGAAAGAATTGAATAGACCcaaaaatgatgataaaagTGATGATAAAAGTGATGATAAAAGTGATGATAAAAGTGATGATAAAAGTGATGATAAAAGTGATAATAAAAGTGATGATAAAAGTGATAATAAAAGTGATGAAGAAAAGGAGAAAGAAAGTAATTGctataataatacaaatataatatatgtaaaaaaattaaattttaataaattagaaagaagaaataatatatctattttaaccagtatatgtatacttgtaatgttaatatattatgtgaTATTAATTATTCTTCATTCAACGTGGTGTTCATCTATAGCATATTCAGAATcaaatataacattttataGTAGAAATAAAGATGGAgatagatatataaatgatgatataagACAAATGTATAAATGGATAAATGAAAATACTGATATAGATTCTAAGATTGTAGCATGGTGGGATTATGGTTATCAATTAAGTGTTATGAGTAATAGAATAACATATgttgataataatacatGGAATCCTGAACATATAGCTACTATTGGTTTAATATTAAGtacaaatgaaaaagaagcatatgaatatttaaaaatgttaGATTGTGATTATATACTAGTTTCATATGGTGGATATTCTAAAAACTCATCAGatgatttaaataaattcttatggattttaaaaataacaaataaaaaatataaatttattaatccattattatattattatcatgaTAAATATCATCCATTAGGAAAAAATGCTACAACTTTTATGACAAACAGTGTACTCTATAAATTgtcatattataatttaactaataataatatcaaaggttatgattatattagaaaaataCCAGTACctgaaattaaaaatttattttattttgaagAAGTATTTACATCTGATGTGTGGGGATTTCGTctatacaaaataaaagatatctattaa
- a CDS encoding folate transporter 2, whose amino-acid sequence MIEKSNNPFLSIDPIVERTKSNGEGLPLLNSKTKKRFDFTQIVVYLVGLSDGLTHLASLAIYYLFKDYFRLTPYQVSLILMYPYIPFILKPVIALITDSFSIFGMRRKPYLFLFSLFQSLNFLALALVNLTVIQASLILFFISLCASFCTTVAEALVVESSMGKTYSQGTNKVTEFIASKAIGSLSVAYFSGYFLEKMPREYIFIATSIFPLIISISCLFLKEKEYSTNRNIFNQFTDLIKFINTPIFLGPFLYIFVYMSGPDYDDAFFFFCTNKLGFRPSFMGTLRLTYGIASLIGIIIYRVFLKNCSLRKTLIITTLVSFPIYISPIILTEHINKFLGISNELFVLSGGFLIEAITEIQLLPLFILTANICQPGLEASVFATILSVKNLGSLTKKGTSSFITYLMKIDSYNFDNLSLYILTCGFFLLLSLTLVPLLPNEEHIEKLKNKETSKR is encoded by the coding sequence atgataGAAAAATCTAATAATCCATTTTTAAGTATTGACCCTATTGTAGAAAGAACAAAATCTAATGGAGAAGGTTTACCGTTATTGAACTCTAAAACAAAAAAACGTTTTGATTTTACTCAGATTGTTGTATATTTAGTAGGTTTATCAGATGGATTAACACATTTAGCATCACTAgctatatattatttatttaaagaTTATTTTAGATTAACTCCATATCAAGTatctttaatattaatgtatCCATATATAccatttatattaaaacCTGTAATAGCCTTAATAACAGATTCTTTTTCAATATTTGGTATGAGAAGAAAAccatatttatttttatttagtTTATTTCAATCATTAAATTTCTTAGCATTAGCACTTGTAAATTTAACAGTTATACAAGCAAgtttaattttattttttatatctttatgTGCATCATTCTGCACAACAGTAGCAGAAGCATTAGTAGTTGAAAGTTCTATGGGTAAAACCTATTCACAAGGAACAAATAAGGTTACAGAATTTATAGCATCTAAAGCAATAGGTAGTTTATCAGTTGCTTATTTCTCTGGTTATTTTTTAGAAAAGATGCCAAgagaatatatttttatagcTACATCAATATTTCCTTTAATAATATCTATATcatgtttatttttaaaagaaaaagaatattCAACAAAcagaaatatatttaacCAGTTTACAGATTTAATcaaatttataaatacacctatatttttaggaccattcttatatatatttgtatatatgtCTGGTCCAGATTATGATGAtgcattttttttcttctgCACAAATAAATTAGGTTTTAGACCATCTTTTATGGGTACTTTAAGATTAACATATGGTATAGCTTCTTTAATAggaataataatttatcgtgtatttttaaaaaattgCAGCTTAAGAAAAACATTAATTATAACAACATTAGTATCTTttcctatatatatatctcctattatattaacagaacatataaataaattctTAGGAATATCAAATGAATTGTTTGTTTTAAGTGGAGGCTTTTTAATTGAAGCTATAACAGAAATACAATTATTACCATTATTTATCTTAACAGCAAATATATGTCAACCAGGTTTAGAAGCTAGTGTTTTTGCTACCATTTTGAGTGTTAAAAATTTAGGTTCACTTACAAAAAAAGGTACATCATcatttattacatatttaatgaaaatagatagttataattttgataatctaagtttatatattttgacTTGTGGATTTTTCCTCTTATTGTCTTTAACCTTGGTTCCCCTATTACCAAACGAGGAGCACATCGAAAagttaaaaaataaagaaacATCCAAGAGATAA
- a CDS encoding cathepsin C-like protein, whose protein sequence is MARKICSVSFLLVLLNVLHLCVKFSVADLPTHVETKNLLGKWKILRTKTSPNLTTCGSSQPNKNTYNVGITDYKKYLLDNNYEFVSELTVVLSDDYVYYGDIYNTKDNEHRSKWKVLAVYDENKRVIGTWTTICDEGFEIKIGNETYAALMHYEPNGKCGPVSDEDALDSNGDTDCYTTSFSKIRYGWLDVENEQNEHLHGCFYAERVFDNVNEIKHLDSSSLDNNDSSNVQTFSYDTKLNNILNSNNNMLYKFGNLQKPTFTKRNNMNVQFNSELNWHRMKHHGKKKPLKTSMLAASRQTYACPCNDNEVVDNITNKGDSDNPVSPTLIQLNNNLKNTTATGNKDTNEMDLENYEDTLNSPKRELEMNELPKNFTWGDPWNNNTREYEVTNQLLCGSCYIASQLYAFKRRIEVALTKKLDRKYLNNFDDQLSIQTVLSCSFYDQGCNGGFPYLVSKLAKLQGIPLNVYFPYSATEETCPYNISKHPNDINGSGKLREINAIFNSNNNMSTYNNINNNKNDHQLGVLHSNTSSQEPAISEANRWYAKDFNYVGGCYGCNQCNGEKIMMNEIYRNGPIVSSFEASPDFYDYADGVYFVEDFPHARRCTIEPKNDGVYNITGWDRVNHAIVLLGWGEDVIDGKTYKYWIGRNSWGNGWGKDGYFKILRGQNFSGIESQSLFIEPDFTRGAGKILLEKMQKELGN, encoded by the coding sequence atggcAAGGAAAATTTGTAGTGTAAGTTTTTTACTTGTATTGTTAAACGTTTTGCATTTGTGCGTTAAGTTTAGTGTTGCTGATTTACCAACACATGTAGAAACAAAGAATTTATTAGGAAAATGGAAAATTTTAAGGACTAAAACGTCTCCCAATTTGACTACTTGTGGTTCTAGTCAACCTAATAAGAATACATATAATGTAGGTATAACAGattataagaaatatttgCTTGATAACAATTATGAATTTGTATCAGAATTGACTGTTGTATTATCTGATgattatgtatattatggtgatatatataatactaAAGATAATGAACACAGAAGTAAATGGAAAGTGTTAGCTGTATATGATGAGAATAAAAGAGTTATTGGTACTTGGACTACTATATGTGATGAAGGttttgaaataaaaattggTAATGAAACATATGCAGCTTTAATGCATTATGAACCTAATGGAAAATGTGGTCCAGTATCTGATGAAGATGCTTTAGATTCCAATGGAGATACTGATTGTTATACTACAAGTTTTAGTAAGATAAGATATGGTTGGTTAGATGTTgaaaatgaacaaaatgaaCATTTACATGGTTGTTTTTATGCTGAAAGAGTTTTTGATAATGTAAATGAAATTAAACATTTGGATTCATCCTCTttagataataatgattCTTCAAATGTTCAAACATTTAGTTATGATacaaaattaaataatattttaaattctaataataatatgttatataaatttgGTAATTTACAAAAACCCACATTTACAAAAAGAAACAATATGAATGTTCAATTTAATTCTGAATTAAACTGGCACAGAATGAAACACCACGGAAAGAAAAAACCATTGAAGACATCTATGTTGGCTGCATCAAGACAAACATATGCATGTCCATGTAACGATAACGAAGTTGttgataatataacaaataaagGAGATTCAGATAATCCAGTATCACCAACCTTAATACAATTAAACAATAATTTGAAAAACACTACCGCAACAGGTAATAAGGATACAAATGAAATGGATTTAGAAAATTATGAGGATACTTTAAATTCCCCTAAGAGAGAATTAGAAATGAATGAATTACCAAAAAATTTCACTTGGGGAGATCCATggaataataatactaGAGAATATGAAGTTACTAATCAATTATTATGTGGTTCATGTTATATAGCTTCACAATTATATGCatttaaaagaagaataGAAGTAGCATTAACTAAAAAATTGGatagaaaatatttgaaCAATTTTGATGATCAATTATCAATACAAACTGTTTTATCATGTTCTTTCTATGACCAAGGATGTAATGGTGGTTTCCCATATTTAGTATCCAAATTAGCTAAGTTACAGGGTATTCCattaaatgtatatttcCCATATAGTGCAACTGAAGAAACATGTCCATATAATATAAGTAAACATCcaaatgatataaatggATCTGGTAAATTAAGAGAAATCAATGCTATATTTAACAGTAACAATAATATGAGTACTTACAACAACatcaataataataagaatgaCCATCAATTAGGTGTTTTACACTCCAATACATCTTCACAAGAACCTGCTATTTCTGAAGCAAACAGATGGTATGCTAAAGACTTTAATTATGTAGGTGGTTGTTATGGTTGTAATCAATGTAATGGTGAGAAAATTATGATGAATGAAATTTATAGAAATGGTCCTATCGTTTCTTCATTTGAAGCTTCTCCAGATTTCTATGACTATGCTGATGGTGTATACTTTGTTGAAGATTTCCCACATGCACGTAGATGTACCATCGAACCTAAAAATGATGGTGTCTATAATATAACAGGTTGGGACCGAGTTAACCATGCCATTGTTTTGTTAGGATGGGGAGAAGATGTAATTGATGGAAAAACATACAAATATTGGATAGGAAGAAATAGTTGGGGAAATGGTTGGGGTAAAGATGGATActttaaaattttaagaGGACAAAATTTCAGTGGTATTGAAAGTCAAAGTTTGTTTATTGAACCAGATTTTACAAGAGGTGCTGGTAAAATACTTTTAGAAAAAATGCAAAAGGAATTAGGAAActaa